GATATAAACGTCCAAACCATTTTCCTGAAATTCGTTAGGGAGGTTTTCCGGATGTACATATTCATCATTAATATATAGCATCCATCCACAGCCATCAGCTGCTCCCACACCTGCATCAACAATTGTTGCATAAGCTTCCAGTCCATCTAGTCCATTATTGTCAAATGCTTCTTTTGAACAGGACATTATGAATGAAAGCAAAATAAGCAGGTAAATCCAGATTAACTTTTTCATTTTTTCGTATTATTTGCTATTTATTCCTCATTGAGTTCATAAATGCTTTATTTGGACGGATCCATTACTCTACCTATAAATAAAATGGCTTGTGTATTTCGCTCCTTAATAAAATAAAGGAATGGTTTATTAGCAGCAAACTGGCTGATGGATGTATAGTTAATTTCAACAGAAGTAACAGCTGCTGCTTCGGTTCCTTCTTCATTAACATCTACAAAAGCCTTATGTTTCACTTTTGAAATATACAAAGCCAAATCGGGATTGATTCCCGAAAAATCGGCTTGTGAACTAAAAGCGATTCCCATACCCATATTTGTCAGAATCTCTTCCAACTCAATGTCATATTCGTAACTGAATTTAGGCAGGTATATTTCCAAATCCTCAATTTCTGTCATAGCAGCTAACCAATTATTCCAATTGCTAATTGAAAATTCGGATACAATATCATCAACGTTTTTACCATATTGAGGTACCATCACCACCATGCTAAAATTGCCTTCACCATAAGGTAGTTCAATGGCATGAAGTAAGTCGTTTGAAAAGCTTTTGGCTTCCATTTTCTGATGCATAAAAGGAGTGGAGGTTGTGACATCGTCAGCCAAATAGAAATCCAATTCTTTGGTATCTGATTTGTCAAACTGATAAGTCCAATTAGCGTTAAAGTATAAAGCATTTATTAGAAACATGAAGCTGGAAGGACTTATTTTGTCAACTATTTCTTCAATTTTTCCATTTGTTTTATCCTTTACCCAATTGTTGATGGTGTTTTTTGCCTCCTCCGATTTATTAAAATCCAATGGTGATATTTCAGCATAAAAATGATCTCGGTTAAGCTGAATAAAATCGCTTAATATGCTATAATCTTGACGATACCAAATAGAATTGGCAATATTGAAAACAACATCAGGGTCAAGAGGTTTTAAATTATCTA
This is a stretch of genomic DNA from Bacteroidota bacterium. It encodes these proteins:
- a CDS encoding serpin family protein, translated to MGKFLFLLIPIFFLGACDLNMFKKNPKSFDVSTKQQELIDNGNAFSASILKQINDTEAKDKNLFFSPFCISMALGMTLNGANGTTKEAMLDALELSGMSMDDINSSYKYLIDNLKPLDPDVVFNIANSIWYRQDYSILSDFIQLNRDHFYAEISPLDFNKSEEAKNTINNWVKDKTNGKIEEIVDKISPSSFMFLINALYFNANWTYQFDKSDTKELDFYLADDVTTSTPFMHQKMEAKSFSNDLLHAIELPYGEGNFSMVVMVPQYGKNVDDIVSEFSISNWNNWLAAMTEIEDLEIYLPKFSYEYDIELEEILTNMGMGIAFSSQADFSGINPDLALYISKVKHKAFVDVNEEGTEAAAVTSVEINYTSISQFAANKPFLYFIKERNTQAILFIGRVMDPSK